A genomic stretch from Photobacterium atrarenae includes:
- the tsf gene encoding translation elongation factor Ts has protein sequence MATVTAALVKELRERTGAGMMECKKALVEANADIELAIENMRKSGAAKAAKKAGNVAAEGAIIIKAGEGVAALLEVNCQTDFVAKDGNFLAFADEVAEAALANKSDVAALQAQFEEKRVALVAKIGENISIRRVDYIEGENVASYRHGDRIGVVVAGNGDAETLKHIAMHVAASKPEFVNPEDVPADVVEKERQVQVEIAMNEGKPAEIAEKMVIGRMKKFTGEISLTGQPFIMEPKKSVGDYLKEKGATISSFVRLEVGEGIEKAEGLSFAEEVALAQKG, from the coding sequence ATGGCAACAGTTACAGCTGCCCTAGTTAAAGAACTGCGTGAGCGTACTGGCGCAGGCATGATGGAATGTAAAAAAGCGCTTGTTGAAGCGAACGCTGACATCGAGCTGGCGATCGAAAACATGCGTAAGAGCGGTGCTGCGAAAGCTGCTAAAAAAGCCGGTAACGTCGCTGCTGAAGGCGCAATCATCATCAAAGCAGGCGAAGGTGTAGCTGCACTTCTGGAAGTGAACTGCCAAACTGACTTCGTGGCGAAAGACGGCAACTTCCTGGCATTTGCAGACGAAGTCGCAGAAGCTGCTCTGGCGAACAAATCTGACGTTGCAGCGCTGCAAGCACAATTCGAAGAGAAGCGTGTTGCTCTGGTTGCTAAGATCGGTGAGAACATCTCTATCCGTCGCGTTGATTACATCGAAGGTGAGAACGTTGCTTCTTACCGTCACGGCGACCGCATCGGTGTTGTTGTTGCGGGTAACGGCGACGCAGAAACTCTGAAGCACATCGCAATGCACGTTGCTGCGTCTAAGCCTGAGTTCGTGAACCCAGAAGACGTACCTGCTGACGTAGTTGAGAAAGAGCGTCAGGTTCAGGTTGAGATCGCGATGAATGAAGGCAAGCCTGCTGAAATCGCAGAGAAGATGGTTATCGGCCGTATGAAGAAATTCACCGGCGAAATCTCTCTGACTGGCCAGCCATTCATCATGGAGCCGAAGAAGTCTGTTGGCGACTACCTGAAAGAGAAAGGCGCAACTATCTCTAGCTTTGTACGTCTGGAAGTCGGCGAAGGCATCGAGAAAGCAGAAGGCCTGAGCTTCGCAGAAGAAGTTGCACTGGCGCAAAAAGGTTAA
- a CDS encoding isoprenyl transferase — protein sequence MAEPEITLSADKLPKHIAVIMDGNGRWAKSKGKARVFGHKAGVEAVRKTVSAASRLGIEVITLFAFSSENWRRPEEEVSLLMELFMTVLGREVKRLHKNNIRLCIIGDTTRFSARLQKKIAEAQALTADNTGLVLNVAANYGGQWDILQAARQLAQHVADQAMPVEAITETTLAQALSTAGQPDVDLLIRTSGERRISNFMLWQMAYAELYFTEQHWPDFDEQSLADAIAWYVNRERRFGCTGEQIQALLES from the coding sequence ATGGCAGAACCCGAAATAACACTTTCTGCTGATAAGCTGCCCAAGCATATTGCTGTGATTATGGATGGCAACGGCCGCTGGGCGAAATCGAAGGGAAAAGCCCGGGTATTTGGTCACAAGGCCGGTGTGGAAGCAGTGCGAAAAACCGTGTCGGCTGCCAGCCGGCTAGGGATCGAAGTGATCACCCTGTTTGCCTTCAGCAGTGAAAACTGGCGCCGCCCGGAAGAAGAAGTCTCGCTGCTGATGGAGCTCTTCATGACGGTGCTTGGCCGCGAAGTCAAACGCCTGCACAAAAACAATATTCGCCTGTGCATCATAGGTGATACCACCCGCTTTAGTGCGCGCCTGCAAAAGAAAATCGCAGAAGCACAAGCGCTGACAGCCGACAATACGGGCCTGGTCCTGAATGTCGCGGCGAACTACGGTGGCCAATGGGATATTTTGCAGGCCGCCCGGCAGCTGGCTCAGCACGTTGCTGATCAGGCGATGCCGGTGGAGGCCATTACGGAAACCACGTTGGCTCAGGCTTTGTCGACAGCAGGTCAACCGGATGTCGATTTACTGATCCGAACCAGTGGCGAACGTCGGATCAGCAACTTCATGCTCTGGCAGATGGCCTACGCTGAGCTGTATTTTACCGAACAACATTGGCCGGACTTCGATGAGCAGAGCCTGGCCGACGCGATTGCCTGGTATGTCAACCGCGAACGACGGTTCGGTTGTACCGGTGAACAGATACAGGCTTTATTAGAGTCATAG
- the rseP gene encoding sigma E protease regulator RseP → MMGVLWNLGAFLVALGILIAVHEYGHFWVARRCGVYVERFSIGFGRALWRRVGKDGTEYTLAMIPLGGYVKMLDGRVDEVPPEKRHLAFNHKPLWQRSAIVAAGPLANFLFAIFAYWVVYLIGVPAVRPVVGEVAPQSIAAEAGIRSGMELKSISGIQTADWESANMAMISHIGDQEMVITVAEPDGGFATRRTLDLSSWSFDPEREQVLTSLGITPYSPPITLEIARLVEGGAALAAGLQLKDHIVAIERAPVTEWQQVVEAVRSHPQQALALTVRRDGQTVPVTLIPDSKTLADGQVIGYAGFAPKVEPWPESYRINLQYGPITAVGKAAEKTWQLVTLTFDMVTKLVTGDVAIKNLSGPISIAKGAGMTADYGVVYFLGFLALISVNLGIVNLLPLPVLDGGHLMFFAIEAVTRRPVSERVQEIGYRVGSAILVALMAVALFNDFARL, encoded by the coding sequence ATGATGGGTGTATTGTGGAACCTGGGCGCGTTTTTAGTTGCCCTCGGAATTTTGATTGCCGTCCATGAATATGGTCATTTCTGGGTCGCCCGGCGTTGCGGCGTTTATGTTGAGCGCTTCTCGATTGGCTTTGGCCGCGCGCTGTGGCGCAGAGTCGGTAAAGACGGTACGGAGTACACCCTGGCGATGATCCCGCTGGGTGGTTATGTGAAAATGCTCGACGGCCGGGTTGATGAGGTTCCGCCTGAAAAGCGGCACCTGGCGTTTAATCACAAACCGCTGTGGCAGCGCAGCGCCATCGTGGCTGCTGGTCCGCTGGCTAATTTCCTGTTTGCAATTTTTGCCTACTGGGTCGTCTATCTGATTGGGGTGCCGGCAGTGCGTCCGGTGGTGGGCGAGGTTGCTCCGCAGTCGATTGCGGCCGAGGCAGGAATTCGTAGCGGAATGGAACTAAAATCCATTTCGGGAATCCAAACCGCTGATTGGGAATCGGCTAACATGGCGATGATTTCCCATATCGGTGATCAGGAAATGGTGATCACGGTTGCTGAGCCGGATGGTGGTTTTGCGACTCGTCGGACACTGGATTTGAGTTCATGGTCGTTTGATCCGGAACGTGAGCAAGTCCTGACTTCGCTGGGGATCACGCCGTATTCCCCGCCGATCACTTTAGAAATTGCTCGGCTGGTTGAAGGGGGGGCAGCCCTGGCGGCCGGATTACAGCTTAAGGATCACATTGTGGCGATTGAGCGGGCGCCGGTCACTGAGTGGCAGCAGGTGGTGGAGGCCGTGCGTTCCCACCCGCAGCAGGCGTTGGCACTGACAGTTCGTCGAGACGGACAGACTGTGCCGGTGACGCTGATCCCGGACAGCAAAACATTAGCGGACGGGCAAGTGATTGGTTATGCCGGTTTTGCCCCGAAAGTTGAGCCGTGGCCGGAATCCTACCGGATCAATTTGCAATACGGTCCGATTACGGCAGTAGGTAAAGCGGCTGAAAAAACTTGGCAGCTGGTGACCCTGACCTTTGATATGGTCACCAAGCTGGTAACGGGGGACGTTGCCATTAAAAACCTCAGCGGGCCGATTTCCATCGCCAAAGGCGCGGGGATGACAGCCGATTACGGGGTGGTTTACTTTCTGGGGTTCCTGGCGCTCATCAGTGTCAACCTGGGGATTGTGAATCTGTTACCGCTGCCAGTGCTGGATGGTGGACACTTGATGTTTTTCGCCATCGAAGCGGTAACGCGTCGTCCTGTTTCTGAACGTGTTCAGGAGATAGGCTACAGAGTGGGATCAGCCATTTTGGTTGCGTTAATGGCCGTTGCGCTATTTAACGACTTTGCCCGCCTTTAA
- a CDS encoding phosphatidate cytidylyltransferase, protein MRGRSLLKQRIITALILAPLVIAGIFYLPFPAFVFALAAVTLAGFWEWTQFVDAKSRWGAMLVPTLVLGGTMMWLPLDVATLSQLAPPHQSMLLVGGIWWLVASLLAMTYPSSATLWSKATSLKYLFGLLTLIPFFWGVLMLRAVNYAESPYHGAKLVLLVCILVWAADTGAYFTGKRFGKRKMAPSVSPNKTVEGLIGGATLAVVVTWGSAALMDIPFVSVGSLLLISVITVMASVLGDLVESMFKRAAGVKDSGNLLPGHGGILDRIDSLTAALPVFALFYLWLV, encoded by the coding sequence ATGAGAGGACGCAGCTTGCTTAAGCAACGTATTATTACCGCGCTCATCCTCGCGCCGTTAGTCATTGCAGGGATTTTCTACCTTCCTTTTCCTGCGTTTGTCTTTGCATTAGCGGCAGTGACTTTGGCCGGTTTCTGGGAATGGACGCAGTTTGTTGATGCTAAATCGCGTTGGGGCGCGATGTTAGTCCCTACTTTGGTGCTGGGGGGAACCATGATGTGGTTGCCGCTGGATGTCGCCACACTTTCTCAATTGGCTCCGCCGCATCAGTCTATGCTGTTGGTGGGGGGGATTTGGTGGCTGGTGGCGTCGCTGCTGGCAATGACTTATCCGTCCAGCGCCACGCTTTGGTCAAAAGCTACCTCGTTAAAATACCTTTTCGGGCTGTTGACCTTAATTCCTTTTTTCTGGGGCGTGCTGATGCTGCGTGCCGTCAATTATGCCGAGTCGCCGTATCACGGGGCCAAGCTGGTACTCCTGGTGTGTATTTTGGTTTGGGCTGCGGATACCGGCGCCTACTTTACCGGCAAGCGTTTCGGAAAGCGGAAAATGGCACCGTCGGTTAGTCCGAACAAGACGGTTGAAGGGTTGATTGGGGGCGCGACGCTGGCTGTGGTCGTGACCTGGGGCAGTGCAGCCCTGATGGATATCCCATTTGTGAGCGTGGGCAGCTTGTTGCTGATTTCGGTGATCACTGTGATGGCGTCTGTACTCGGTGATTTGGTCGAGAGTATGTTTAAGCGTGCCGCTGGCGTCAAAGACAGCGGGAATCTTCTGCCGGGCCACGGCGGGATCCTGGATCGTATCGACAGCCTGACTGCCGCCCTACCTGTTTTTGCTTTGTTCTATCTTTGGCTAGTATGA
- the rpsB gene encoding 30S ribosomal protein S2, which yields MATVSMRDMLKAGVHFGHQTRYWNPKMKPFIFGARNKVHIINLEKTVPMFNDALAELNKISARKGKVLFVGTKRAASESIKEAAISCDQYYVNNRWLGGMLTNWKTVRQSIKRLKDLEVQSTDGTFDKLTKKEALMRTREMEKLEKSLGGIKNMGGLPDAMFVIDADHEHIAIKEANNLGIPVFAVVDTNSNPDGVDFVVPGNDDAIRAIQLYTGAVAQTVTEARNQDIVAQAEQDGFVEAE from the coding sequence ATGGCAACTGTATCAATGCGCGACATGCTGAAGGCTGGTGTTCACTTTGGTCACCAAACTCGTTACTGGAACCCTAAGATGAAGCCGTTCATCTTCGGTGCTCGTAACAAGGTGCATATCATCAACCTTGAGAAAACTGTACCAATGTTCAACGACGCTCTGGCTGAGCTGAACAAGATCTCTGCCCGTAAAGGTAAAGTTCTGTTTGTTGGTACAAAGCGTGCAGCCAGCGAATCTATCAAAGAAGCTGCAATCAGCTGTGACCAGTACTACGTAAACAACCGCTGGTTGGGCGGTATGCTGACAAACTGGAAAACTGTTCGCCAGTCAATCAAACGCCTGAAAGATCTGGAAGTTCAGTCTACAGACGGTACTTTCGACAAGCTGACCAAGAAAGAAGCGCTGATGCGTACGCGTGAAATGGAGAAGCTGGAAAAATCTCTGGGCGGTATCAAGAACATGGGTGGTCTGCCAGACGCGATGTTCGTTATCGATGCTGATCACGAGCACATTGCGATTAAAGAAGCGAACAACCTGGGTATCCCAGTATTTGCAGTTGTAGATACGAACTCTAACCCAGATGGTGTTGACTTCGTTGTTCCAGGTAACGATGACGCAATCCGTGCTATCCAGCTTTACACTGGTGCGGTTGCTCAAACTGTGACTGAAGCGCGTAACCAAGACATCGTTGCTCAAGCTGAGCAAGACGGTTTCGTAGAAGCTGAGTAA
- the bamA gene encoding outer membrane protein assembly factor BamA, which translates to MAIKKLLVASLILGSSVAQSAEQFVVEDIRFEGLQRVTLGAALLAMPVRVGDGVDERDISEVIQSLFASGNFEDIQVFRDGDTLLVKVLERPTIASITFSGNKAIKEEQLKENLDASRISVGEALDRTTLSKIEKGLEDFYYSVGKYNATVKAVVTPLPRNRADLKFVFTEGVSAKIQQINFIGNTVFTDEELQDKFNLQAEVPWWNFLADEKYQKQVLAGDLEILRSQYLNNGYLKYKLESTQVAISPDKKGVYITLKIHEGEQYRVEDVSFRGNLMDKGDELESLVTIKAGEVYNGAKVTALEEAVKRKLGELGYAYPQVSTIPNFDDDSQQVSLIVNVDPGKRIYVRNIGFSGNVSTKDEVLRREMRQMEGSWLNSKSVERGKERLNRTGFFETVDVQTVRVPGTDDQVDLQYTVKEANAGNINFGIGYGTESGISFQAGIQQDNFLGTGNRFGISAMMNDYQKNISMEYRDPYFTLDGVSLGGKVYYNEFEASDANISDYTNQSYGTSLTWGFPYDELNFFEFGLGYDHNKISNTQEYYQIEKFKAIHGFDRGDSVIELDDFDWSVSWTRNNLNRGYFPTAGNHQRASFRMTVPGSDAQYFKAQYNVRQYYPLDEDHHFSLLLRGKLGYGNGYGTTDNGSDHLLPFYENFYAGGFSTLRGFRSNTVGPKAVYVSGCPTGGIGGGGNNSCATGTDDAAGGNAVALASVELIVPTPFASEEAQNQLRTSVFVDAGTVWDTEYDLTDDDGRFLNDYSDPSLIRASYGAALQWMSPMGPLVFSIARPIKKYEGDDEEFFTFTIGRTF; encoded by the coding sequence ATGGCGATAAAAAAATTATTGGTCGCATCACTGATACTCGGTAGTAGTGTTGCGCAGAGCGCGGAACAATTTGTAGTTGAAGACATTCGTTTTGAGGGCTTGCAGCGCGTCACCTTGGGGGCGGCTTTGTTGGCCATGCCGGTCCGGGTTGGGGATGGCGTGGATGAGCGTGATATCTCGGAAGTGATTCAATCGCTTTTTGCCTCCGGTAACTTTGAAGATATCCAGGTGTTCCGCGATGGAGATACGCTGCTGGTGAAAGTGCTGGAGCGTCCGACGATTGCCAGTATTACTTTCTCCGGTAACAAGGCGATCAAAGAAGAGCAGCTCAAGGAAAACTTAGATGCGTCGCGGATCTCGGTGGGCGAAGCCCTGGATCGCACCACCCTGAGTAAAATCGAAAAAGGACTGGAAGACTTTTATTACAGTGTCGGTAAATACAATGCGACGGTGAAAGCTGTGGTGACGCCGTTGCCACGCAACCGGGCTGATCTGAAATTTGTCTTTACCGAAGGCGTCTCGGCCAAAATTCAGCAAATTAACTTTATCGGCAATACCGTGTTTACCGATGAAGAACTCCAGGACAAATTTAACCTCCAGGCCGAAGTACCATGGTGGAACTTCCTGGCAGATGAAAAATATCAGAAACAAGTGCTGGCCGGCGATTTGGAAATCCTGCGCTCGCAGTACCTGAATAACGGTTACCTCAAGTACAAACTGGAATCGACCCAGGTGGCGATTTCCCCGGATAAGAAAGGGGTCTATATCACCCTCAAAATCCATGAAGGGGAGCAGTACCGGGTCGAGGATGTCAGCTTCCGTGGCAACCTGATGGACAAAGGCGATGAGCTCGAAAGCCTGGTAACCATCAAGGCCGGTGAAGTTTACAATGGTGCCAAGGTGACGGCACTGGAAGAAGCGGTCAAGCGCAAGCTGGGTGAGCTCGGTTATGCTTACCCGCAGGTGAGCACGATTCCGAATTTTGACGATGATAGCCAGCAGGTATCGTTGATCGTCAATGTCGATCCGGGTAAACGGATTTATGTGCGTAATATCGGCTTTTCCGGAAACGTTTCGACCAAAGATGAAGTGCTGCGCCGGGAAATGCGCCAGATGGAAGGCAGCTGGCTGAACTCTAAATCGGTCGAGCGCGGTAAGGAGCGTCTGAACCGGACCGGTTTCTTTGAAACCGTGGATGTTCAGACGGTTCGGGTACCGGGGACCGATGATCAGGTCGATCTGCAATACACCGTGAAGGAAGCCAATGCGGGAAACATTAATTTCGGCATTGGTTACGGCACCGAATCCGGGATCAGCTTCCAGGCCGGGATCCAGCAGGATAACTTCCTCGGTACCGGGAATCGCTTCGGCATCAGCGCGATGATGAACGATTACCAGAAAAATATCAGTATGGAGTATCGTGATCCGTACTTCACGCTGGATGGTGTCAGCCTGGGCGGCAAGGTGTACTACAACGAGTTCGAAGCCTCGGATGCCAATATTTCGGACTATACCAACCAAAGTTACGGCACCAGCCTGACCTGGGGGTTCCCGTATGATGAGCTGAACTTTTTCGAGTTCGGCCTGGGCTATGATCACAACAAGATCTCCAACACTCAGGAGTATTACCAGATCGAGAAATTCAAAGCCATCCACGGTTTTGATCGCGGGGATAGCGTGATCGAACTGGATGACTTCGACTGGTCAGTGTCCTGGACCCGCAACAACCTTAACCGGGGTTATTTCCCGACCGCCGGAAATCACCAGCGGGCGTCGTTCCGGATGACGGTTCCGGGCTCAGATGCCCAGTACTTCAAAGCGCAGTACAACGTGCGTCAGTACTATCCGCTGGATGAAGACCACCATTTCAGCCTGCTGCTGCGCGGTAAGCTGGGCTATGGGAATGGTTACGGCACCACCGACAACGGCAGCGATCACCTGTTGCCGTTCTATGAAAACTTCTACGCTGGCGGTTTCTCAACCTTGCGTGGTTTCCGCTCGAATACCGTGGGCCCTAAAGCGGTTTATGTCAGCGGTTGTCCGACCGGCGGTATTGGCGGCGGCGGCAATAACAGCTGTGCAACCGGGACCGATGATGCCGCAGGCGGTAACGCCGTGGCGTTGGCCAGTGTCGAGCTGATCGTCCCGACTCCGTTTGCTTCGGAGGAAGCCCAGAACCAGCTGCGGACCAGTGTGTTTGTCGATGCGGGAACCGTGTGGGACACCGAATATGATCTGACGGACGATGATGGGAGATTCTTGAATGATTACTCCGATCCATCACTGATCCGGGCATCTTATGGTGCAGCATTGCAATGGATGTCGCCGATGGGGCCGTTGGTGTTCTCGATTGCCCGCCCAATCAAGAAATACGAAGGCGATGATGAAGAGTTCTTTACCTTCACTATCGGTCGCACATTCTAA
- the pyrH gene encoding UMP kinase has protein sequence MTTNPKPTYQRILLKLSGEALQGDEGFGIDAHVLDRMAQEIKELIELGVQVGLVIGGGNLFRGAGLAEAGMNRVVGDHMGMLATVMNGLAMRDALHRAYVNAKLMSAIPLNGVCDSYNWADAISQLRQGRVVIFSAGTGNPFFTTDSAACLRGIEIEADVVLKATKVDGVFTDDPVKNPEAVLYDKLSYNDVLDKELKVMDLAAFTLARDHGMPIRVFNMNKPGALRRVVMGEQEGTLINND, from the coding sequence ATGACCACGAATCCTAAACCGACTTATCAACGAATTTTGCTTAAGCTGAGCGGTGAAGCGCTGCAGGGCGATGAAGGTTTTGGTATTGACGCACATGTTCTTGACCGTATGGCGCAAGAAATCAAAGAATTGATTGAACTGGGTGTACAAGTTGGCCTGGTTATCGGTGGTGGTAACCTGTTCCGTGGTGCAGGCCTGGCTGAAGCAGGGATGAACCGAGTTGTGGGCGACCACATGGGCATGCTGGCGACCGTGATGAATGGCCTGGCTATGCGCGATGCGCTGCACCGTGCCTATGTGAACGCCAAGTTGATGTCAGCAATTCCGCTGAACGGTGTCTGTGACAGCTACAACTGGGCTGATGCGATCAGCCAGCTGCGTCAGGGGCGCGTGGTAATTTTCTCTGCCGGTACCGGTAACCCGTTCTTTACCACGGACTCAGCAGCGTGCCTGCGCGGGATTGAAATTGAAGCCGATGTGGTGCTGAAAGCGACAAAAGTTGACGGTGTGTTCACAGATGACCCAGTGAAGAACCCAGAAGCTGTTCTTTATGATAAGCTAAGCTACAATGACGTTCTGGACAAAGAACTGAAAGTTATGGACTTAGCTGCATTTACGCTGGCACGTGACCACGGTATGCCAATTCGTGTTTTCAACATGAACAAGCCGGGTGCACTGCGCCGCGTGGTGATGGGTGAGCAAGAAGGCACCCTAATCAATAACGACTAA
- the frr gene encoding ribosome recycling factor — translation MIDEIKQDAKERMGKSVEALKNQLSKVRTGRAHPSLLDGIQVEYYGSNTPLRQVANVVAEDARTLAITVFDKELTQKVEKAIMMSDLGLNPMSAGTVIRVPLPPLTEERRRDLVKIVRAEAEQGRVAVRNIRRDANADVKALLKDKEISEDDDRRAQDDIQKLTDAAVKDIDAVLEAKEKELMEV, via the coding sequence GTGATTGATGAAATTAAACAAGACGCCAAAGAGCGCATGGGCAAAAGCGTTGAAGCGCTGAAAAACCAACTGAGCAAAGTTCGCACCGGTCGTGCGCACCCAAGCCTGCTGGACGGTATTCAGGTTGAATACTATGGTTCAAACACGCCGCTGCGCCAGGTTGCCAACGTTGTTGCAGAAGATGCCCGTACACTGGCTATCACTGTGTTCGACAAAGAGCTGACGCAGAAAGTTGAAAAAGCCATCATGATGTCTGATCTGGGTCTGAACCCAATGTCTGCCGGTACGGTGATCCGCGTGCCGCTGCCACCGCTGACAGAAGAGCGTCGTCGTGATCTGGTGAAGATTGTGCGTGCCGAAGCCGAGCAAGGTCGTGTTGCCGTGCGTAACATCCGCCGTGACGCCAATGCAGATGTGAAAGCGTTGCTGAAAGATAAAGAAATCTCTGAAGATGATGATCGTCGCGCTCAGGACGACATTCAGAAGCTGACGGATGCTGCGGTGAAAGACATCGACGCAGTGCTGGAAGCGAAAGAAAAAGAGCTGATGGAAGTATAA
- the map gene encoding type I methionyl aminopeptidase produces the protein MSIKIKTAEEIEKMRVAGRLAADVLEMIEPHVKPGVTTEALDRICHEYITKEQGAIPAPLNYHGFPKSICTSINHVVCHGIPAEQDEPVNGKYNKPAVLKDGDIINIDITVIKDGYHGDTSKMFEVGEVSLEDKRLCRVAQESLYLAMKKVKPGTKLGEIGTAIQKFVKNGNSRFSIVKDFCGHGIGNEFHEEPQVVHYKNNDRTVLKAGMCFTIEPMINAGKFGCDIDENDGWTVYTVDGKKSAQWEHTLLVTDTGCEVLTLRKEESIPRIMHN, from the coding sequence ATGAGCATCAAGATCAAAACGGCTGAAGAAATCGAGAAAATGCGGGTCGCCGGCCGTTTGGCTGCCGATGTGCTGGAAATGATTGAGCCGCACGTCAAACCGGGCGTCACCACCGAAGCGCTGGACCGCATCTGCCACGAGTACATTACCAAAGAGCAAGGCGCAATTCCGGCACCGCTGAACTACCACGGCTTCCCAAAATCGATCTGCACCTCGATCAACCATGTCGTATGTCACGGCATTCCGGCCGAGCAGGACGAACCGGTGAACGGCAAATACAATAAACCGGCTGTATTAAAAGACGGTGACATCATCAACATTGATATCACGGTGATCAAAGACGGCTATCACGGCGATACCTCGAAGATGTTCGAGGTGGGTGAAGTGTCGCTGGAAGACAAGCGCCTGTGCCGCGTGGCTCAGGAAAGCCTGTACCTGGCGATGAAAAAAGTGAAGCCGGGCACTAAACTGGGTGAGATCGGCACCGCGATCCAGAAGTTTGTCAAAAACGGCAACAGCCGCTTCTCTATCGTCAAGGACTTCTGCGGCCACGGCATCGGCAACGAGTTCCACGAAGAGCCACAAGTGGTCCACTACAAAAACAACGACCGTACCGTGCTGAAAGCCGGAATGTGCTTCACCATCGAGCCGATGATCAATGCCGGTAAGTTTGGCTGCGACATCGATGAAAACGATGGCTGGACGGTCTATACGGTCGATGGCAAGAAATCCGCCCAGTGGGAACATACCCTGCTGGTGACCGACACCGGCTGCGAAGTGCTGACCCTGCGCAAGGAAGAGAGCATTCCGCGCATCATGCACAACTAA
- the ispC gene encoding 1-deoxy-D-xylulose-5-phosphate reductoisomerase, whose amino-acid sequence MRKLTILGATGSIGGSTLAVAAQNPELFEVVALAAGTNCDKMFELCRQWRPKYAVMASESAAATLRHQLNQHHLPTEVLAGVDGMCQVAALDEVDTVMAAIVGAAGLLPTMAAVRAGKRILLANKEALVMSGQLFIDACRASGAELLPVDSEHNAIFQSLPAQVQQSLGHCDLAAHGIRKILLTGSGGPFRYTDVSELATVTPAMAIAHPNWSMGPKISVDSATMMNKGLEYIEARWLFNATREQMDVIIHPQSVIHSMVQYKDGSVLAQMGLPDMRTPIACAMSYPERVDAGVAPLDFSQIGEFTFLQPDFSRYPCLKLAMDACYSGQAATTALNAANEVAVAAFLDHQLTFTDIARVNQQVLELAQMTEPTDLESVIELDRMARILAREVIGKVSL is encoded by the coding sequence ATGCGTAAGTTAACGATTCTTGGTGCGACCGGATCTATTGGCGGGAGCACGTTAGCAGTAGCGGCCCAGAACCCGGAGCTGTTTGAAGTGGTGGCGTTGGCGGCCGGGACAAACTGCGACAAAATGTTTGAGCTCTGCCGGCAATGGCGGCCGAAGTATGCGGTGATGGCATCAGAGTCGGCGGCTGCAACGCTGAGACATCAATTGAATCAGCATCACTTACCGACTGAGGTGCTGGCCGGAGTCGATGGCATGTGCCAAGTGGCGGCTCTTGATGAAGTGGATACGGTGATGGCGGCGATTGTGGGGGCGGCTGGGTTATTGCCGACCATGGCCGCGGTTCGCGCCGGTAAACGGATCCTGCTGGCCAATAAAGAAGCTCTGGTGATGTCGGGGCAGCTGTTTATCGACGCCTGCCGGGCCAGCGGCGCTGAGCTGCTGCCGGTCGACAGCGAGCACAATGCGATTTTCCAGAGCTTGCCGGCGCAAGTGCAGCAGAGCCTGGGCCACTGTGATCTGGCTGCGCACGGGATTCGTAAAATTCTGCTGACTGGCTCCGGCGGCCCGTTCCGCTATACCGATGTCAGTGAACTGGCCACCGTCACTCCGGCGATGGCGATTGCTCACCCGAACTGGTCCATGGGGCCCAAGATTTCCGTTGATTCGGCCACTATGATGAACAAGGGGCTTGAATACATTGAAGCGCGCTGGTTGTTCAATGCCACGCGCGAGCAGATGGATGTTATTATCCATCCCCAGTCGGTGATCCACTCGATGGTGCAGTATAAAGACGGCTCAGTGCTGGCGCAGATGGGGCTACCGGATATGCGCACCCCAATCGCCTGCGCGATGTCCTATCCTGAAAGGGTAGATGCTGGCGTGGCGCCGCTCGATTTCAGTCAAATCGGTGAGTTCACCTTCCTTCAGCCTGATTTTTCCCGCTATCCGTGTCTGAAGCTGGCCATGGATGCCTGTTACAGCGGTCAGGCTGCTACCACGGCGCTCAATGCTGCCAACGAAGTTGCTGTAGCCGCCTTCTTGGATCATCAGCTCACGTTTACGGACATTGCCCGGGTGAACCAACAGGTTCTGGAGCTGGCGCAAATGACGGAGCCGACTGACTTGGAAAGCGTGATTGAGCTGGATAGAATGGCGCGTATTTTGGCTCGGGAAGTGATTGGTAAGGTATCGCTATGA